Proteins encoded in a region of the Planctomycetia bacterium genome:
- a CDS encoding alpha-2-macroglobulin, which translates to MFPHRHPRHTIASRRLAAAIAMVGLLAGGPILMRPLAVGDDAVPPADRAAAWKTVEKALEEGKPKTALQALAGVEASAVQDKAWAEAARAIATRILTETGDRPGDDPERVLRLAAAIDRAPAETKGVLEAIRANWTWGYFQANRWRYQERTQGGADAKDLTKLAEWDLPAIVAEIRKRFAAAVGAPGSPERAALQKLPVAEWSAIIEKGAMSDAYRPTVWDVVVRDAIEFSSSGERGLVAPEDAFEIGADSPALGTPEEFLNWQPEKDNTVTDTDSPLLDTVRLYRDLLIFHKGDNDRTAFLAADLDRILWASGAVVATGEPGALVDRKEAALRAFIERAGDHETASLGRFHLASLIQQGDGQGESGDLIEARKIALAGAESHPKSPGGAMCKNLVAQIESRELSLATESSWADPWPVVRVTYRNIAKVQLRLAKADFLGRLKAGKPHGNWIDDADRKAILALPAVKQHAADLPATPDYRQRHQDIPVAAAFDAAGLEPGAYWVIASHKENFGEQDNVVFVTLVHVTHLAIVSEQNPHAAGLAGHVVDIASGEPVAGATVKAFVRGDRGGPPPFTDAATVTTDKDGRYEVAVPNQKEVVVVATADRGDKRHTAATDPTHVWRNEQPSGYKSIVLVTDRGIHRPGQIVHYKGIACAGDHAKAEYRAVADREIIVVLNDANGREVAKATHKTSANGSFAGNFPIATGALPGQWSIQARAPGNNGFGGAVGVRVEEYKRPKFLVKLAAPEKSPPLGGDVVLSGTATTYTGLPVSGAKVKWHVTRQVRWPFWCRWFFPWLPFDAGGQRIARGTAVSDDAGKFTVTFTAKPDRAVPKESLPVFTFAVVADVTDTSGETRSDSQSVSVGYTDVEASVSAREWQAVVRGEPAAVKIGIGTTTLDGQPRAAAGTLTVSRLVQPAEVARGDLFGGPGGMPRPFRGRGRGRDIAPAAGRPVEPDPANPQTWAAGEAVFTQKITTDKATGKTEATANLPAGIYKAVFEIPAAGDVPAVRAEQVIEVVDPAADRYGVKRAFVMKSEKQSVEPNAEFSAFVGTGYAKGRALVEISQSGKTIARYWTEPGRTQWPVSLKVTDAHRGGFTVRAWLVRDGRIHSESRTIDVPWTNKKLAIEWERFTRRLEPGAKEIWRAKIMSVADPVAGPAAPVAAEFLALAYDQSLDALAAHAWPGDLMGMFRRESSWLNISFTNRGEGFNHVLGHFDVPQVGVPQLTYRVLRDPFGTPAMGWEGGIGGGNGGRMLMRMRKGAKPGAEFAAFAMGAAVKPGAPSKALDNTNVARTGLVDEADKLQAGDPQGPGGPAVPAAAAPPPRKNLVETAFFLPTLSSGKDGVVSIEFTLPDTLTTWQFKGLAHDAALRSGSIVAECVSVKDLMVEPVMPRFLREGDVVQIPVKVSNKSTGRLAGTVKFSLADARTDANRAGLIVGESSKAFDIAAGESKPVVFTVKVADGTEALRYLATGSAGKAADGEEALIPVLPRKVLVSESVPVTIRGPGTRKVSLDRLAQTANAAAGADIQSQSLVVQATSNPAWYAVLALPSIMEQSDESTETLFTRLYANSLARHLATSDPRIGRVFEQWKGTAALESPLEKNTDLVKTLLAETPWVRDAVDEKEARARIALLFDATRAGNETQAALTRLASLRTGDGGWPWFPGGRTCDSVTLGIVAGFGRLRTAGVKIDVQPALETIPWLDGRLVEEKRRAEKFWAGKPDQIVLTPLGVYALYARSFFTQDAPPQGEAAAAIQWAFDVARKCWMKIDGRLPQGQLAIALTRSGDKQTALSIIDSLKQRAVDADVKPGEEKESWQGMWWRDPHPGWWSWHYAPIAAQAIMVEAFDEVAGDKDAVEALKVWLLSQKRTSRWKNGRTTADAVSALLGRGTDLLASQELVTVDVGGERVEPAKVEAGTGFFEERFTRREIKPEMATITVTKPDKGLAFGGVHWQYLDDISKVPAAGREELSIEKQLFVKRMTKAGPELVPVKQGGDAKVALGDELVVRLVVTSDRDYEFLELADHRPSITEPVDVLSGWRYGDGAAWYVAIRDTATQMFFERLPRGVHVFEYSVRAAHRGTASSGFAKIQSRYAPEFNAHSASVALEVKE; encoded by the coding sequence ATGTTTCCCCACCGTCACCCGCGCCATACCATCGCATCACGCCGGCTCGCCGCCGCCATCGCCATGGTGGGCCTGCTCGCAGGAGGCCCGATTCTGATGCGTCCCCTCGCCGTCGGTGATGACGCCGTGCCCCCCGCCGACCGGGCCGCGGCCTGGAAGACCGTCGAGAAGGCGCTCGAGGAGGGGAAGCCGAAGACCGCCCTCCAGGCCCTCGCCGGCGTCGAGGCCTCCGCCGTGCAGGACAAGGCCTGGGCCGAAGCGGCCCGGGCGATCGCTACGCGGATCCTCACCGAGACGGGCGACCGGCCCGGTGACGACCCCGAGCGGGTGCTCCGCCTCGCCGCCGCGATCGACAGGGCGCCGGCCGAGACAAAGGGCGTGCTCGAGGCCATCCGAGCCAACTGGACCTGGGGCTATTTTCAAGCGAACCGCTGGCGGTACCAAGAGCGCACGCAGGGGGGCGCCGACGCCAAGGACCTCACGAAGCTCGCCGAATGGGACCTGCCGGCGATCGTCGCCGAGATCAGGAAGCGGTTCGCCGCGGCCGTCGGCGCACCCGGGAGCCCCGAGCGGGCCGCACTCCAAAAACTCCCGGTCGCCGAGTGGTCGGCGATCATCGAGAAGGGGGCGATGTCCGACGCCTACCGGCCCACCGTCTGGGACGTGGTCGTTCGCGACGCGATCGAGTTTTCGAGTTCCGGCGAGCGCGGGCTCGTGGCCCCCGAGGATGCTTTCGAGATCGGCGCCGATTCGCCGGCGCTCGGCACGCCCGAGGAGTTTTTGAACTGGCAGCCCGAGAAAGACAACACCGTCACCGACACCGATTCGCCGCTGCTCGACACGGTCCGCCTCTACCGTGATCTGCTCATCTTCCATAAGGGAGACAACGACCGCACTGCCTTCCTTGCCGCCGACCTCGACCGAATCCTGTGGGCCAGCGGCGCCGTCGTCGCCACGGGGGAGCCCGGTGCCCTCGTTGACCGCAAGGAGGCGGCCCTGCGGGCGTTCATCGAGCGGGCCGGCGACCACGAGACCGCATCGCTCGGCCGGTTTCACCTCGCCAGCCTGATCCAGCAGGGCGACGGGCAGGGCGAGTCGGGCGACCTCATCGAAGCCCGGAAGATCGCACTGGCCGGTGCGGAGTCGCACCCCAAGAGCCCCGGTGGGGCGATGTGCAAAAACCTCGTCGCACAGATCGAGAGCCGTGAACTGTCGCTCGCGACGGAATCCTCCTGGGCCGACCCATGGCCGGTCGTCCGCGTCACCTACCGGAACATCGCCAAGGTTCAGCTCCGGCTGGCGAAGGCCGATTTTCTCGGCCGGCTCAAGGCGGGCAAGCCGCACGGCAACTGGATCGACGACGCCGACCGCAAGGCGATCCTCGCCCTGCCGGCCGTGAAGCAGCACGCCGCCGACCTCCCCGCCACGCCCGACTACCGGCAGCGGCACCAGGACATCCCGGTGGCGGCCGCGTTCGACGCGGCCGGTCTCGAGCCCGGGGCGTACTGGGTGATCGCCAGCCACAAGGAAAATTTCGGCGAGCAGGACAACGTCGTCTTCGTGACGCTGGTTCACGTCACGCACCTGGCGATCGTGTCGGAGCAGAACCCGCATGCGGCGGGCCTTGCCGGCCACGTCGTCGACATCGCCTCCGGGGAGCCGGTCGCCGGGGCGACGGTCAAGGCGTTCGTCCGTGGCGATCGCGGTGGTCCGCCGCCGTTCACCGATGCCGCCACCGTCACCACCGACAAGGATGGCCGCTACGAGGTCGCGGTTCCGAACCAGAAGGAAGTCGTCGTCGTGGCCACGGCCGACCGCGGAGACAAGCGGCACACTGCCGCCACCGATCCGACCCACGTCTGGCGCAACGAGCAGCCCTCGGGCTACAAGTCGATCGTGCTCGTCACCGACCGCGGCATCCATCGCCCCGGCCAGATCGTCCACTACAAGGGGATCGCCTGCGCGGGTGACCATGCCAAGGCCGAGTACCGCGCCGTGGCCGATCGCGAAATCATCGTCGTGCTCAATGATGCCAACGGCCGCGAGGTGGCCAAGGCGACCCACAAGACCTCTGCCAACGGTTCGTTCGCCGGTAATTTTCCGATTGCGACCGGTGCCCTGCCGGGCCAATGGTCGATCCAGGCCCGGGCGCCGGGCAACAACGGCTTCGGGGGCGCGGTGGGTGTCCGCGTCGAGGAGTACAAGCGACCGAAGTTTCTCGTGAAGCTCGCGGCGCCCGAGAAGAGCCCGCCGCTCGGCGGCGACGTCGTGCTCTCCGGCACGGCCACGACCTACACGGGCCTGCCCGTCTCCGGTGCAAAGGTAAAATGGCACGTCACGCGGCAGGTCCGCTGGCCTTTCTGGTGCCGCTGGTTCTTCCCCTGGCTGCCGTTCGACGCGGGCGGGCAGCGGATCGCCCGCGGCACGGCCGTCAGCGACGACGCAGGAAAATTCACGGTCACGTTCACGGCGAAGCCCGACCGCGCGGTGCCCAAGGAGTCGCTGCCGGTCTTCACGTTTGCCGTTGTCGCCGATGTCACGGATACCAGCGGCGAAACCCGCAGTGATTCCCAAAGCGTGAGCGTCGGCTACACCGACGTCGAAGCGAGCGTGTCGGCCAGGGAGTGGCAGGCGGTCGTCCGCGGCGAGCCCGCGGCCGTGAAGATCGGCATCGGCACAACCACGCTCGACGGCCAGCCCCGCGCGGCGGCCGGCACGCTCACCGTGTCGCGGCTCGTGCAGCCGGCGGAGGTGGCCCGCGGCGACCTGTTCGGTGGCCCGGGCGGGATGCCGCGGCCGTTCCGCGGCCGTGGTCGAGGCCGCGACATCGCGCCGGCGGCCGGGCGGCCGGTCGAGCCCGATCCCGCCAACCCGCAGACCTGGGCAGCCGGTGAGGCCGTGTTCACGCAGAAGATCACCACCGACAAGGCGACTGGAAAAACCGAGGCGACGGCGAACCTGCCGGCGGGCATCTACAAGGCGGTGTTCGAGATCCCGGCGGCCGGCGACGTGCCGGCGGTGAGGGCCGAGCAGGTGATCGAGGTGGTCGATCCGGCCGCCGACCGCTACGGCGTGAAGCGGGCGTTCGTGATGAAGTCCGAAAAGCAGTCGGTGGAGCCGAACGCCGAGTTCTCGGCCTTCGTCGGCACCGGCTATGCGAAGGGGCGGGCCCTCGTCGAGATTTCGCAGTCAGGAAAAACGATCGCGCGGTACTGGACCGAGCCGGGGCGGACGCAGTGGCCGGTGAGCCTGAAAGTCACCGACGCCCACCGGGGCGGGTTCACCGTGCGGGCGTGGCTGGTCCGCGACGGCCGGATCCATTCCGAAAGCCGCACGATCGACGTGCCGTGGACGAACAAAAAACTCGCGATCGAGTGGGAGCGGTTCACCCGCCGGCTCGAGCCCGGGGCGAAGGAAATCTGGCGGGCGAAGATCATGAGCGTCGCCGATCCGGTGGCCGGGCCGGCCGCGCCCGTCGCGGCCGAGTTCCTGGCGCTTGCCTACGACCAGTCGCTCGACGCGCTGGCCGCCCACGCCTGGCCGGGCGACCTGATGGGAATGTTCCGCCGTGAGTCGAGCTGGCTGAACATCTCGTTCACCAATCGCGGCGAGGGGTTCAATCACGTCCTCGGTCACTTCGACGTGCCGCAGGTGGGTGTGCCGCAGCTGACCTACCGCGTGCTGCGGGATCCCTTTGGCACGCCGGCGATGGGATGGGAGGGCGGCATCGGCGGAGGCAACGGCGGCCGGATGCTCATGCGGATGCGGAAAGGGGCGAAACCCGGTGCTGAGTTCGCAGCCTTTGCCATGGGTGCCGCAGTGAAACCCGGTGCCCCGAGCAAAGCCTTGGACAATACAAACGTGGCCCGTACCGGACTAGTCGATGAAGCCGACAAACTCCAGGCGGGCGACCCACAAGGCCCCGGTGGCCCGGCGGTCCCCGCCGCCGCGGCCCCGCCGCCGCGCAAAAACCTCGTCGAGACGGCGTTCTTCCTGCCGACGCTTTCGAGCGGCAAGGACGGCGTCGTGTCGATCGAGTTCACGCTCCCCGACACGCTCACGACCTGGCAGTTCAAGGGCCTCGCCCACGACGCGGCGCTTCGCAGCGGATCAATCGTGGCTGAATGCGTGTCTGTAAAGGACCTGATGGTCGAGCCGGTCATGCCCCGGTTCCTCCGCGAGGGGGACGTCGTGCAGATCCCGGTGAAGGTCAGCAACAAGTCCACCGGCCGGCTCGCGGGCACGGTGAAGTTTTCCCTCGCCGACGCCCGCACCGACGCCAACCGCGCCGGGCTGATCGTCGGCGAGTCGAGCAAGGCCTTTGATATTGCCGCCGGCGAATCGAAGCCGGTCGTGTTCACCGTGAAGGTGGCCGACGGCACCGAGGCCCTCCGCTACCTGGCCACCGGCTCCGCCGGCAAGGCCGCCGACGGCGAGGAGGCCCTGATCCCGGTCCTGCCACGTAAGGTCCTGGTCAGTGAATCGGTGCCCGTCACGATCCGCGGACCGGGCACGCGAAAGGTGTCGCTCGACCGGCTGGCCCAAACCGCTAACGCTGCCGCCGGCGCCGATATCCAGAGCCAGTCGCTCGTCGTCCAGGCCACGTCGAACCCGGCCTGGTACGCCGTGCTCGCGTTGCCCTCGATCATGGAGCAGTCCGACGAGAGCACCGAGACGCTGTTTACGCGGCTCTATGCCAACTCGCTCGCCCGGCACCTCGCCACGAGCGATCCGCGGATCGGCCGGGTGTTCGAGCAGTGGAAGGGAACCGCTGCGCTGGAAAGCCCACTCGAGAAAAACACCGACCTCGTGAAGACGCTCCTCGCCGAGACGCCCTGGGTCCGCGACGCGGTGGACGAGAAGGAGGCGCGGGCCCGGATCGCGCTGCTCTTCGACGCCACGCGGGCCGGCAACGAGACGCAGGCCGCACTGACGCGGCTGGCGAGCTTGAGAACCGGCGACGGCGGCTGGCCCTGGTTCCCCGGCGGCCGGACCTGCGACTCCGTCACGCTCGGCATCGTGGCCGGCTTCGGCCGGTTGCGAACGGCGGGCGTGAAGATCGACGTCCAGCCGGCCCTCGAGACGATCCCCTGGCTCGACGGCCGGCTCGTCGAGGAGAAGCGCCGGGCGGAGAAATTCTGGGCGGGCAAGCCCGACCAGATCGTGCTCACGCCGCTGGGCGTCTACGCCCTCTATGCGCGGAGCTTCTTCACGCAGGACGCGCCCCCGCAGGGGGAGGCGGCCGCGGCGATCCAGTGGGCGTTCGACGTGGCGCGAAAGTGCTGGATGAAGATCGACGGCCGGCTTCCGCAGGGGCAGCTCGCGATCGCACTGACCCGCTCGGGCGACAAGCAGACGGCACTTTCCATCATCGACAGCCTCAAGCAACGGGCGGTCGATGCCGACGTCAAGCCGGGTGAAGAGAAGGAAAGCTGGCAGGGCATGTGGTGGCGGGACCCGCACCCCGGCTGGTGGAGCTGGCACTACGCCCCGATCGCCGCGCAGGCGATCATGGTCGAGGCTTTTGACGAGGTGGCCGGCGACAAGGACGCGGTCGAGGCCCTCAAGGTCTGGCTGCTGTCGCAAAAGCGAACCAGCCGCTGGAAGAACGGCCGCACCACTGCAGATGCAGTCAGCGCGCTCCTCGGCCGCGGCACCGACCTGCTCGCCTCGCAGGAACTCGTCACGGTGGACGTCGGCGGCGAGCGGGTCGAGCCGGCGAAGGTCGAGGCCGGCACCGGCTTCTTCGAGGAGCGGTTCACCCGCCGCGAGATCAAGCCGGAGATGGCGACGATCACGGTCACGAAGCCCGACAAGGGGCTGGCCTTCGGCGGCGTCCACTGGCAGTACCTTGACGACATCTCGAAGGTGCCGGCGGCGGGCCGCGAGGAACTTTCCATTGAGAAGCAGCTGTTCGTGAAGCGGATGACGAAGGCTGGGCCGGAGCTCGTGCCCGTCAAGCAGGGAGGTGATGCAAAAGTCGCGCTCGGCGACGAGCTCGTCGTCCGGCTCGTGGTGACGAGTGACCGCGACTACGAGTTTCTGGAGCTCGCCGACCACCGGCCGAGCATCACGGAACCGGTGGACGTGCTCTCGGGCTGGCGGTACGGCGACGGGGCGGCCTGGTACGTGGCGATCCGCGACACCGCGACGCAGATGTTCTTCGAGCGGCTGCCGCGGGGTGTGCACGTCTTCGAGTATTCCGTTCGGGCGGCCCACCGGGGCACGGCGTCGAGCGGCTTCGCGAAGATCCAGAGCCGCTACGCCCCCGAGTTCAACGCCCACTCGGCGAGCGTGGCCCTGGAGGTGAAGGAGTGA
- a CDS encoding membrane protein, with amino-acid sequence MPGLVLEPPRVVDTIARLKGRIDARFPGSGLGRICDELLATSRTAAARAEEFGRPIVPIRVLTWLLVTLLAAAICLAVAATGLRWRRVELIDVIQTTEAGLSEAVLIGAGLVFLVGWERRLKRSRGLRALHELRSVAHVIDMHQLTKDPERLLDRYLSTTASPRETMTAFELNRYLDYCSELLSLTGKVAAIYVQRFDDPVVLEAVGEIEDLTTGLCQKIWQKVNLLQRFDDVRHASAREG; translated from the coding sequence ATGCCAGGTCTCGTGCTCGAACCGCCGCGGGTTGTCGACACCATCGCCCGGCTGAAGGGCCGGATCGATGCTCGTTTTCCCGGCTCCGGACTGGGGCGGATCTGCGACGAATTGCTGGCCACGAGCCGGACGGCTGCGGCCCGGGCCGAGGAGTTCGGCCGTCCGATCGTGCCGATCCGGGTCCTCACCTGGCTGCTCGTCACGCTGCTCGCGGCCGCCATCTGCCTGGCGGTGGCCGCCACAGGTCTGCGCTGGAGACGCGTCGAGCTGATCGACGTCATTCAGACCACCGAGGCCGGACTCAGCGAGGCCGTGCTGATCGGCGCCGGCCTCGTGTTCCTCGTCGGCTGGGAGCGGCGGCTGAAGCGATCTCGCGGCCTGCGGGCACTCCACGAACTGCGCAGCGTGGCCCACGTCATCGACATGCACCAGTTGACCAAGGACCCGGAGCGGCTGCTCGACCGCTACTTGAGCACGACCGCGTCGCCGCGGGAGACGATGACCGCCTTCGAGCTCAACCGCTATCTCGACTACTGCTCCGAGCTGCTGTCACTGACCGGGAAAGTGGCGGCGATCTACGTCCAGCGGTTCGACGACCCGGTGGTCCTGGAGGCGGTCGGCGAGATCGAGGACCTGACGACAGGCTTGTGCCAGAAGATCTGGCAGAAGGTGAACCTCCTGCAGCGGTTCGACGACGTGCGGCACGCGTCCGCGCGGGAGGGGTAG
- a CDS encoding DNA-binding response regulator, producing MTGPARRVLVVEDDAAIRRGVVTALRFAGYEVLEAGDGPRGLALAESAELDLVLLDVVLPGGDGLEILRRVRESRPTRPVILLTARAAEDERVDGLTAGADDYVVKPFGVRELLARVEAVLRRSPERPRPVELIACAGLVIDLARREVRHADGTRAELSEKEAELAAYLAAHAGRAISREELLRRVWRLDPRGMATRTIDMHVMRLREKLRDDPAAPRRLLTVRGQGYAWAVDGVEETR from the coding sequence ATGACCGGCCCGGCCCGTCGCGTGCTCGTGGTCGAGGACGACGCCGCCATCCGGCGCGGCGTGGTCACGGCGCTGCGCTTCGCCGGCTACGAGGTGCTCGAGGCCGGCGACGGCCCGCGCGGGCTCGCGCTGGCGGAGTCGGCGGAGCTCGACCTCGTGCTCCTCGACGTCGTCCTCCCCGGCGGCGACGGTCTGGAGATCCTGCGGCGGGTCCGCGAGTCCCGGCCCACGCGGCCGGTCATCCTGCTCACGGCGCGGGCCGCCGAGGATGAGCGGGTGGACGGCCTGACGGCGGGCGCGGACGATTACGTCGTCAAGCCGTTCGGCGTCCGCGAACTCTTGGCCCGCGTCGAGGCGGTGCTGCGCCGGTCGCCGGAGCGGCCGCGGCCGGTGGAGCTGATCGCCTGCGCGGGGCTCGTGATCGACCTCGCCCGGCGCGAGGTGCGGCATGCCGACGGCACGCGGGCCGAGCTTTCGGAGAAGGAGGCCGAACTGGCCGCCTACCTCGCGGCCCATGCCGGCCGGGCGATCAGCCGCGAGGAACTCTTGCGGCGGGTCTGGCGGCTCGACCCGCGGGGCATGGCCACGCGGACGATCGACATGCACGTCATGCGGCTGCGCGAGAAACTGCGGGATGACCCGGCCGCGCCGCGGCGGCTGCTCACGGTCCGCGGCCAGGGCTATGCATGGGCCGTGGATGGCGTGGAGGAGACGCGATGA